GAAAAACCCTCGTCGCCACTTTACCCGTCTATCTCAACGCTCTCACAGGCAAAGGCGTCCATGTCGTCACAGTCAACGATTACCTCGCCGCTCGCGATAGCGAGTGGATGGGCGAGCTCTATCGCTACCTCGGGCTCACCGTAGGCTGCATCCAGCACGATCAACCGCCACACGTCCGCAGGCAACAATACGCCTGCGACATCACTTACGGCACAAACAGCGAGTTCGGCTTCGACTACTTAAGAGACAACGGAATGGCACTCCGCAAAGAAGACAAAGTCCAACGCGGACACATCTATGCCATCATAGATGAAGTCGATAGCATTTTAATCGACGAAGCACGCACCCCTCTCATCATCTCAGGCCCAGTCACAGTCTCTACCCACCAATACGAAAAATATAAACCCGCTGTAGCTGCACTCGTGCGAGAGCAAGCCAAAGAAGTGGCCGCCCTCAATGAAAAAATCAAAAATATGATCGAAGCCGGCGCACCCCCCCTCGAATATGGCCGCTTAATGTTTAAGGTAAAACTCGCCATGCCGCGATCCAAACCCTTGCTGAAGCTCCTCGAAGATCCCGTCCACCGCCGCGCCATGGACGATGCCGAATTATCATTCTACCAAGACACACGCCGCGTCGAGCTTTTTAAGCTCAAAGACGAATTGCTCTTCTCCATCGATGAGCGCAACAACGAAGTCGACCTCTCAGAACGCGGCCGTCAATTTCTCAGCCCCAACAACCCCGAAGCCTTTACATTACCCGATTTATTGACCCGTTTCCATGAAATCGATCAGTCCCCCCTCTCTCAACATGAGAAAGACCAAGAAAAACAAAAACTCCAACGACTCTACGACGAGACCAATGAGCGCATCCATCACATCTCTCAACTCCTCCGCGCCTACTGCCTCTTCGAAAAAGACGTCCACTACGTCGTCCAAGATAACAAAGTCATTATCGTCGATGAATTCACTGGCCGCCTCATGCCAGGCCGCCGGTGGAGCGATGGCTTACATCAAGCCGTAGAAGCCAAAGAAGGCGTTGAGATCGATCGCGAGACGCAGACCTTAGCCACGATCACCATTCAAAATTATTTCCGCCTATACGAAAAACTTGCAGGCATGACCGGCACAGCGGAAACCGAAGCCAACGAATTCCACGACATCTACAAACTCGATGTCGTCGTCATTCCCACTCACAAACCCTGCATCCGCATCGATAAAAATGATGCCATCTTCAAAACTCGCCGCGCCAAATACAACGCCACCATTGAAGAAATTAAAAAAGCCCACCAAAAAGGCCAACCTGTGCTGGTCGGAACAGTCTCCGTCGAAGCTTCCGAAATCATCTCAAGAATGCTGAAACGCGAAGGAATCCCCCACGCAGTCCTCAACGCCAAATATCACCAACAAGAAGCCGAAATCATCGCTCGTGCAGGCCAAAAAGGCGCTGTCACAATCGCAACCAACATGGCGGGCCGTGGCACAGATATCAAACTCGGCCCAGGTGTCGCCGAGCTAGGCGGCCTTTACGTCATCGGCACCGAGCGCCATGAAGCACGCCGCATCGATCGCCAACTCCGTGGCCGCTGCGCTCGTCAAGGCGATCCCGGAATGTCGCGCTTCTACATTTCATTCGAAGATGACTTAATGCGAAACTTCGGCGACTCACGCCGCATCAGCAACCTCATGACTCGTCTCGGAATGAAAGACGATGAGGAACTCGAGCACCCTTGGCTGAACCGAGCCGTAGAGACAGCGCAAAAACGCGTTGAGCAGCGCAACTACATGATCCGAAAACACACATTGCAATATGACGACGTGATGAATATGCAACGCACCGTCGTCTATGGATACCGAGATGAAGTCCTCGAGACCGAAAACCCCCGCGAGCTTGTGTTTGAAGTCATCCAAGAAGTCATCCAGTCCCAAGTGCAATCGCGGCTTACGGCGACCCATCACGACATCGAAGGCCTGATTCATTGGGCAAACAATACGTTTCCCCTTGGCCTTTCCCTTAAGGATATAGACGCCAACGCCTCCCCCGAGAAAATCGCGCAGTTCCTCCTCGAAAAAGTCAAAGCTGCTTATGAACTCAAAGTCAAATTTGAACAACCTGAGGCGATCACTTCACTTGAGCGAATGATGATTCTTTCGGCAATTGATCGGCTATGGCAGGAACACCTCTACGCCATGGACGGCCTTCGCCAATCCATCAACTTGCGCGCCTACGGTCAAAAAGATCCCCTGATCGAATACAAAAATGAAGCCTACTCGATGTTTGAAGACCTCATGATGCGGATCAAAAATGAAATCGTTCACAACGTCTTTCGATCCGCAACAAGCCTAGAAGCCTTTGAGCGCTTCTTCACCGCGCTCCCCCAGCGCCTTATCCACGAATCAGCACCATCAGCAACCAACCCAACCGAAAGCCATAGTGTGACGGAGACAAAAGGTGAATCCTCCTCCACCACTGATAAACAGCCTCACAAGCCCATCATCCCCATCCGACGCATGGGGCCAAAATTGGGACGAAACGACCCTTGCCCACTCGATCCCAGCAAAAAATTCAAAAACTGCTGTGGGGCCTTAGGTGAAAAGACCTGTATCAAAGTCTGAACTAGACCCTGTTGCTGCTGATGAAGGTTGAAGTCATCAATACAGGCAGTGAACTGCTTTTAGGCCACACAATTAATACGCATCTAGCTACTCTTGCAGAAGCTCTTTTTCCGCTAGGGCTCAGGATCCAGAGGCAAACCACAGTCCCAGACGGCAATGCAATTCGTGATGCGGTCGCTCAATCGCTAGAGCGTTCTTCCTACATCATTATCACAGGCGGATTAGGCCCAACCTCAGACGACCTCACGCGCGAAATCGTCGCAGACTTACTCGCAGCTCCTTTGGAATTTTCCGATGCCGTCTGGAGGCAGATAGAGGCTTTCTTTAGTCGCCGTAATCGCCAGCCTACGGAAAATAACCGCCGTCAAGCATACGTTCCCCAAGGCGCTGAGCCGCTTCCAAACCCACACGGAACTGCTCCAGGCCTTTGGTTCGATACAAAATGGAAAGGTGAAGAGAGAACGTTGATTTTGTTACCGGGCCCACCGCGTGAGCTCAACCCCATGCTCTACGACCATGTGATTCCAAGGCTAAGAAGCCGCCTACAACTTCCGCAGCCGATTCAAGCAATTTGGAGCCTCGTCGGCCTTGGCGAGTCCGTCGTAGCAGAGGCTGTAGAAGATTTTCTCAAAAATCTCTCAGGTGTGGAGTATGGTTATTGTGCACGGAATGGCCAAGTGGACATTCGTCTTGTCGCCAAAGAAAATAAGCCGATTGAAAAGGCAGCAGCATTTTTTAGTGAAAAATTCGGAGAACGCGTTTTCCGAAGCGACGGAAAACCTTTAGAGTTTTGGATTGTTCAGATGGCAAGAGAGCGCGGCTTGACGTTGGCACTAGCTGAATCTTGCACGGGCGGCTTGATTGCTCATCGGTTGACGAATGTCCCCGGTGCCTCAGAAATTTTACGGGGCGGATGGGTCGCTTACACAGTCGAGATGAAATTGGAGATGTTGAAGGTGCCAGCTCGATACATCGAGACATACGGTGTCGTATCGTCAGAGGTCGCGAGCTCAATGGCCTCTAAAGCCCGAGAAATAGCCGATACAGACTGGGCTGTGGCGACCACGGGTTACGCTGGTCCTTCG
This DNA window, taken from Candidatus Methylacidiphilales bacterium, encodes the following:
- the secA gene encoding preprotein translocase subunit SecA, whose product is MISWILKKIFGTKNEREIKRLWPIVHKINEIEASYQQLPEAEFLKNTARFKDRLAQGETLDDLLPEAFATVKNACRRFTQARRVINVRGHPIVWEMIPYDVQLIGGIVLHQGKIAEMATGEGKTLVATLPVYLNALTGKGVHVVTVNDYLAARDSEWMGELYRYLGLTVGCIQHDQPPHVRRQQYACDITYGTNSEFGFDYLRDNGMALRKEDKVQRGHIYAIIDEVDSILIDEARTPLIISGPVTVSTHQYEKYKPAVAALVREQAKEVAALNEKIKNMIEAGAPPLEYGRLMFKVKLAMPRSKPLLKLLEDPVHRRAMDDAELSFYQDTRRVELFKLKDELLFSIDERNNEVDLSERGRQFLSPNNPEAFTLPDLLTRFHEIDQSPLSQHEKDQEKQKLQRLYDETNERIHHISQLLRAYCLFEKDVHYVVQDNKVIIVDEFTGRLMPGRRWSDGLHQAVEAKEGVEIDRETQTLATITIQNYFRLYEKLAGMTGTAETEANEFHDIYKLDVVVIPTHKPCIRIDKNDAIFKTRRAKYNATIEEIKKAHQKGQPVLVGTVSVEASEIISRMLKREGIPHAVLNAKYHQQEAEIIARAGQKGAVTIATNMAGRGTDIKLGPGVAELGGLYVIGTERHEARRIDRQLRGRCARQGDPGMSRFYISFEDDLMRNFGDSRRISNLMTRLGMKDDEELEHPWLNRAVETAQKRVEQRNYMIRKHTLQYDDVMNMQRTVVYGYRDEVLETENPRELVFEVIQEVIQSQVQSRLTATHHDIEGLIHWANNTFPLGLSLKDIDANASPEKIAQFLLEKVKAAYELKVKFEQPEAITSLERMMILSAIDRLWQEHLYAMDGLRQSINLRAYGQKDPLIEYKNEAYSMFEDLMMRIKNEIVHNVFRSATSLEAFERFFTALPQRLIHESAPSATNPTESHSVTETKGESSSTTDKQPHKPIIPIRRMGPKLGRNDPCPLDPSKKFKNCCGALGEKTCIKV
- a CDS encoding CinA family nicotinamide mononucleotide deamidase-related protein, with protein sequence MKVEVINTGSELLLGHTINTHLATLAEALFPLGLRIQRQTTVPDGNAIRDAVAQSLERSSYIIITGGLGPTSDDLTREIVADLLAAPLEFSDAVWRQIEAFFSRRNRQPTENNRRQAYVPQGAEPLPNPHGTAPGLWFDTKWKGEERTLILLPGPPRELNPMLYDHVIPRLRSRLQLPQPIQAIWSLVGLGESVVAEAVEDFLKNLSGVEYGYCARNGQVDIRLVAKENKPIEKAAAFFSEKFGERVFRSDGKPLEFWIVQMARERGLTLALAESCTGGLIAHRLTNVPGASEILRGGWVAYTVEMKLEMLKVPARYIETYGVVSSEVASSMASKAREIADTDWAVATTGYAGPSGGTDRDPVGTCYVAWSNRRGTTEVERLFFPMDRESFKLRVAQCALDGLRMRIG